In one window of Mytilus trossulus isolate FHL-02 chromosome 7, PNRI_Mtr1.1.1.hap1, whole genome shotgun sequence DNA:
- the LOC134726054 gene encoding uncharacterized protein LOC134726054, with protein MNEVEECEICGKLLSRKQRLISHREKIHGIKPDHEAKKYKLYVSNSAVPIPRTTAFRKRKFDQETCTPSVTVSGQLDLECQEESTTFETRSETAESSSLSNLESCHSSSIHEEELAHTVSYNECTSSQNKLETGMLESISDLNEHEVLNSNSAEIHIQNVYDKTMQSFPVAWECEAAAAELSDCDSSATSISRDSDSDIDTDFESDISSSSELDTDTEDNILSDDSSFDQPEIANSESQTKLTHDEEKDMALLSLLLRYHLGESGSRDVVKILNIFNPENKVKDPNKLKACIGSTETQIYEFCDKCYTLYTEEDIFQCAIAGCNGIRYKGPINKQQLKRKKTYFTCLPVKQQIKDILQREGIWSSIVKYRADCKATTDVTDIVTGEMYRDLCKPGQFMNGKDNFTLLFNTDGVPLFKSSGVSIWPIYLVINELPPVLRFSRRNMIIWGIWQSKGKPVFRTFLQPFIEHMNHYDRPKRQWVSISVDGKTFLTRGLLLASTMDLQAKAYLTEMTQHNGKNSCITCEDPGEVVKQGRGHTRVYPHRNDTDLYKVRNSAEILACGLAALQTNKPEMGVKGVSSLHGLEWFDMVWGLVPDYMHGVLLGVTKMLMKLWFSSSHAGKPYFIGRAIKQIDKKLKKMKPTDDITRLPRKIENNMHHLKASELQMWLLFYSVPCLIDIMVSEYFNHHCLLVEGIYILLSDKITAVQLNHAEHILNLYYAQFGNLYGVNNCTINLHNTCRHLTSYVRKLGPLWAWSCFAFEDMNGTILESAHGTGDVCSQILWSMQARKRLTVDCSKMANSELRNFVVEAMNTRRAIKIKHVAENCKIAGGMKSEILEADILRQLRQVLNLPQPDDDSSLGTISKVGRIVKNDQVIFSKIYSRMTKRIGHVVLINNINTCTSDNSSQIASIQYFVLHRKSNKCAAIVKYITLKEEMALVHRSISHLITVNPEDLNAKNCVILVENIQEKLLYLDNA; from the exons ATGAATGAAGTCGAAGAGTGCGAAATTTGTGGCAAACTGTTGAGTAGAAAACAGAGATTGATATCCCATAGAGAAAAAATACATGGCATAAAAC cTGACCATGAAGCGAAGAAGTACAAACTTTACGTAAGCAATTCTGCAGTACCAATTCCTAGGACAACAGCGtttcgaaaaagaaaatttgaccAAGAAACATGTACCCCGTCTGTAACAGTATCAGGACAGTTAGATCTAGAATGCCAAGAGGAATCCACAACATTTGAAACAAGATCAGAAACTGCTGAATCTTCATCTTTATCAAATTTAGAAAGTTGTCATTCATCGTCAATACATGAAGAAGAACTTGCACATACTGTTTCATATAATGAATGCACATCTTCCCAGAACAAACTTGAAACTGGTATGTTAGAAAGCATATCTGATTTAAATGAACATGAGGTCTTGAACAGCAATTCAGCagaaatacatatacaaaatgtatatgataaGACAATGCAATCTTTCCCAGTTGCATGGGAATGTGAGGCAGCTGCTGCTGAATTATCTGATTGTGATTCATCTGCAACATCTATTTCTAGAGACTCTGATAGTGATATTGATACAGATTTTGAATCAGATATATCTTCATCTTCTGAATTAGATACTGATACTGAGGACAACATATTAAGTGATGACTCAAGTTTCGATCAGCCAGAAATCGCTAATTCAGAATCACAGACAAAACTGACCCATGATGAAGAAAAAGACATGGCATTACTATCCCTGCTGTTAAGATACCATTTAGGAGAGAGTGGATCTCGTGATGTAGTTAAAATCCTTAACATTTTTAACCCTGAAAACAAAGTCAAAGATCCTAATAAATTAAAAGCCTGTATTGGTTCAACTGAGACACAGATATATGAATTCTGTGACAAATGTTATACACTGTATACTGAAGAAGACATTTTTCAATGTGCAATAGCAGGATGTAATGGCATAAGGTATAAAGGGCCAATTAACAAGCAGCAactgaaaagaaagaaaacatacTTTACCTGTCTACCAGTGAAACAACAAATAAAGGATATATTACAAAGGGAGGGCATATGGTCAAGTATAGTGAAGTACCGTGCTGACTGTAAAGCAACAACTGATGTGACTGATATAGTTACAGGAGAAATGTACAGAGATTTATGTAAGCCTGGTCAGTTTATGAATGGAAAGGATAATTTCACTTTGCTTTTCAACACCGATGGTGTTCCATTATTCAAATCATCCGGTGTTTCAATATGGCCAATCTATCTTGTTATCAACGAATTACCACCAGTTTTAAGATTCTCCAGGAGAAACATGATAATATGGGGTATTTGGCAGTCCAAAGGTAAACCGGTCTTCAGGACATTTCTGCAGCCCTTTATTGAACACATGAATCATTATGATAGACCTAAAAGACAATGGGTATCCATATCTGTAGATGGTAAGACATTTCTTACCAGAGGTCTTCTATTGGCAAGTACAATGGATTTGCAAGCAAAAGCGTATTTGACTGAAATGACCCAACACAATGGAAAAAACAGCTGTATTACATGTGAAGATCCTGGTGAAGTGGTGAAGCAAGGACGTGGTCATACCAGAGTTTATCCACACCGTAATGATACTGATTTGTATAAAGTCAGAAATTCAGCAG aaatccTAGCTTGTGGACTAGCTGCACTTCAGACAAATAAGCCTGAGATGGGAGTTAAAGGGGTATCGTCATTGCATGGGCTAGAATGGTTTGATATGGTCTGGGGACTGGTTCCAGACTACATGCATGGAGTTTTACTTGGTGTAACCAAAATGTTGATGAAACTTTGGTTTTCATCATCACATGCTGGTAAACCTTACTTCATTGGAAGGGccataaaacaaattgacaaaaaacttAAGAAGATGAAGCCTACTGACGACATTACAAGACTTCcaaggaaaattgaaaataatatgcATCATTTGAAAGCATCCGAACTCCAGATGTGGTTACTTTTTTATTCTGTACCGTGTTTGATTGATATCATGGTGTCTGAATACTTCAATCATCATTGCCTCCTTGTGGagggaatatatatattattaagtgACAAGATCACTGCAGTGCAGTTAAATCATGCAGAACATATTTTGAACTTATATTATGCACAGTTTGGCAACTTATATGGAGTAAATAATTGTACAATAAATCTGCACAATACTTGCCGACATCTTACATCGTATGTCAGAAAATTGGGACCACTCTGGGCATGGTCATGCTTCGCATTTGAAGATATGAATGGTACAATTTTGGAATCTGCACATGGTACAGGAGATGTTTGTTCCCAAATTTTGTGGTCTATGCAGGCAAGAAAACGACTCACTGTTGATTGTTCTAAAATGGCCAACTCAGAATTAAGAAATTTTGTCGTAGAAGCAATGAACACAAGAAgagcaataaaaataaaacatgttgcagaaaattgtaaaattgcaGGGGGAATGAAGTCAGAAATTCTTGAAGCAGATATTTTAAGACAACTCAGACAAGTATTGAATTTACCACAGCCAGATGATGATAGTAGTTTAGGAACAATTTCAAAAGTTGGACGCATAGTCAAAAATGACCAAGTTATATTCTCCAAAATCTATAGTAGAATGACCAAGAGAATTGGCCATGTAGTGttgataaataatattaatacatGCACTTCTGACAATTCTTCCCAGATAGCatctattcaatattttgtattgcACCGTAAGAGTAACAAATGTGCGGCAATTGTGAAATACATTACACTAAAGGAAGAAATGGCATTGGTTCATAGGTCTATTAGTCATTTAATTACTGTGAACCCTGAAGATCTGAATGCCAAAAACTGTGTTATATTAGTTGAAAATATCCAAGAAAAACTGCTTTATCTTGACAATGCTTGA